A single region of the Drosophila takahashii strain IR98-3 E-12201 chromosome 2R, DtakHiC1v2, whole genome shotgun sequence genome encodes:
- the LOC108070268 gene encoding protein spalt-accessory, producing MKLLIVLLALVAAVLARPQGGFGPQGGFGGQGGYGGQGGFGGQGGFGGPQGYGGQGGFGPGGGNVGHGGFGHGGQGGYGGGHGGFEGGHGGQGGFGGGHHGHEGHREHHGHRGRF from the exons ATGAAACTATTG ATTGTCTTGCTTGCCTTGGTGGCTGCAGTTCTGGCCAGACCTCAAGGAGGATTTGGACCTCAAGGAGGATTTGGAGGTCAGGGAGGATACGGCGGTCAGGGAGGATTCGGCGGTCAGGGAGGTTTCGGCGGACCTCAAGGATATGGCGGTCAAGGAGGATTTGGACCCGGCGGCGGAAACGTCGGACACGGCGGATTCGGTCATGGTGGACAAGGCGGCTATGGAGGTGGACACGGCGGATTCGAAGGTGGTCATGGTGGACAGGGTGGATTCGGAGGTGGTCATCACGGACATGAGGGACATCGTGAACATCATGGCCATCGTGGACGCTTCTAA
- the LOC108070234 gene encoding ctenidin-3 — MKLLLVLFALVGAVLARPGYDGGAKQIEGGFGASVPQSGQAGYGGGQGGYGGSVLPSGQGGYGGGQGGYGGGQGGYGGGSGLQSGLVGQTGFSSSVPQSGQRGYGGSQQGGGYGGYGGTVPEIGQEGFGGGLGGPIPQVGQGYAGKDVGQRGYGGSIPQNVQGGYGGGYGIGSSVAQSGQRGYGSYPQSGQRGYGSGQVGAVPQVGFAGGFDHTEHDCHHPGHDKHHEHHGHHGRY; from the exons aTGAAATTATTG TTGGTCCTATTTGCCCTGGTCGGCGCTGTTTTGGCCAGACCTGGATACGACGGAGGAGCAAAACAAATTGAAGGCGGATTTGGCGCATCCGTTCCCCAGAGTGGACAAGCAGGATACGGAGGCGGACAGGGAGGATATGGCGGATCAGTTCTCCCGAGTGGACAGGGAGGATACGGTGGCGGACAAGGAGGATACGGCGGCGGACAGGGAGGATATGGTGGCGGATCCGGTCTCCAGAGTGGCCTAGTTGGACAGACAGGATTTAGTAGTTCCGTTCCCCAAAGTGGACAGAGAGGATACGGCGGCAGTCAGCAGGGCGGAGGATATGGAGGATACGGCGGAACCGTTCCCGAGATTGGACAAGAAGGATTCGGTGGCGGACTAGGAGGACCCATTCCCCAGGTCGGTCAAGGCTATGCAGGCAAGGATGTCGGTCAGAGAGGATATGGCGGATCTATTCCCCAAAATGTTCAGGGAGGATATGGTGGCGGATACGGAATTGGCAGTTCCGTTGCCCAAAGTGGACAGAGAGGATACGGTTCTTACCCACAGAGTGGTCAGAGAGGATATGGCAGCGGCCAGGTAGGGGCTGTTCCCCAGGTCGGCTTTGCCGGCGGATTTGATCATACCGAACACGATTGTCATCATCCCGGGCATGATAAGCATCACGAACATCATGGACATCATGGACGCTACTAA